From one Pseudobdellovibrionaceae bacterium genomic stretch:
- a CDS encoding ISL3 family transposase, with protein sequence MAPIHSRVSHFVLSPELKLTDHRFLGRFQTIFDVHKESSFEVCPKCATKSFSVHDRRWVKIKDAPIRGNGILLRIRKRRFRCPACKAVFTEPVGLVQKGYRTTRRFRKNLAWSCNNLLDLKRVQKAHKCSAWLVYKVFYEQLELEHRKIKNDPWPKTIGIDEHTFKRNKNKGYREFATVLVDYNHRRIKEVVHGKTAAGLQRDLYHIQGRENVRNVVLDLCDPFKKFAKEHFPNARIVADKFHVLRILNPAINKRRTSITGDKRSNPVRKLLLRNGFKLEYFERKALWKWLDQNPDVKEVYFYKEALHQLYRTKGYHKASRALTRLTDEMAHSNLPEIKTLRKTLMKWRNEILNYFITRLTNARTEGFNNLAKLYQKRAFGYKNFENYRLRLLNAGI encoded by the coding sequence ATGGCTCCTATTCATTCTCGTGTATCACACTTTGTGCTCTCACCTGAACTAAAACTCACTGATCATCGCTTTTTAGGGCGTTTCCAGACCATTTTTGACGTGCATAAAGAATCCTCATTCGAAGTCTGCCCTAAATGCGCTACCAAATCCTTCTCCGTCCACGATCGCAGGTGGGTCAAAATCAAAGATGCACCCATCAGAGGAAATGGAATCCTCCTCAGAATTCGAAAACGACGCTTTAGGTGCCCCGCTTGCAAGGCCGTGTTCACTGAACCCGTCGGACTTGTTCAGAAAGGCTACAGGACCACGAGACGATTTAGAAAAAACCTGGCTTGGTCCTGCAACAACCTCCTTGATCTCAAACGCGTCCAAAAAGCCCACAAATGCTCCGCCTGGCTCGTTTACAAGGTCTTCTATGAACAACTCGAGCTAGAACACAGAAAAATCAAAAACGACCCCTGGCCAAAAACCATTGGCATCGATGAACACACCTTCAAACGCAATAAAAACAAGGGGTACAGAGAGTTCGCAACTGTCCTCGTCGACTACAATCACAGACGAATCAAAGAAGTCGTGCACGGAAAAACTGCTGCTGGACTTCAACGGGATCTCTACCATATACAGGGGCGAGAAAACGTCCGTAACGTCGTCCTCGACCTCTGTGACCCATTTAAAAAGTTCGCCAAAGAACACTTCCCAAATGCTCGCATCGTCGCCGACAAGTTCCATGTGCTCAGAATTCTAAACCCAGCCATCAATAAAAGAAGAACCTCCATCACGGGCGATAAAAGATCCAATCCCGTTAGAAAACTCCTACTTAGAAACGGATTTAAACTCGAGTACTTCGAAAGAAAAGCCCTCTGGAAATGGCTCGATCAAAACCCTGACGTCAAAGAAGTCTACTTCTACAAAGAAGCACTTCATCAGCTCTACCGCACCAAAGGCTACCACAAGGCATCCAGAGCCCTCACAAGGCTTACTGATGAAATGGCCCACTCAAATCTACCCGAAATTAAAACCCTAAGGAAAACCCTCATGAAGTGGAGAAATGAAATCCTGAACTACTTTATAACACGACTTACCAACGCAAGAACCGAAGGCTTTAATAACCTCGCAAAGCTTTACCAGAAGAGGGCTTTCGGATATAAGAACTTCGAAAATTACCGACTCAGACTCTTAAATGCAGGTATTTAG
- a CDS encoding cation transporter, which produces MKKTVIRIAKMDCPSEIKMIEGMMERTSPQSRMEFDLQERAVTFYHDCDEAMIINGLESISLPGEVLSSSAIEIADVPDAKSSVEAKTLKYLLGINLTMFFVEVFVGLYAESTGLVADGLDMLADSLVYGVSLYAVGRSLKVKNQAAYLSGVLQISLGVLCLLEVARKLYFGSEPLSSYMISISIIALIANVWCLALIHKHKDGEVHMKASWIFSANDVIVNSGVIVSGILVYFFQSNIPDLVIGAIVSAIVVRGGLVIIRMSNPKQTEGCG; this is translated from the coding sequence ATGAAAAAAACCGTAATTAGAATTGCCAAAATGGACTGCCCTTCAGAGATCAAGATGATCGAGGGCATGATGGAAAGAACCAGTCCACAATCCCGAATGGAGTTTGATCTTCAGGAAAGGGCTGTGACCTTCTATCATGATTGTGATGAGGCAATGATAATTAATGGATTGGAGAGCATTTCTTTGCCAGGTGAGGTTTTGTCCTCATCTGCAATAGAGATTGCTGATGTTCCAGATGCAAAGTCTAGTGTTGAAGCCAAAACTCTCAAATATCTCCTTGGAATCAATCTTACGATGTTTTTCGTAGAGGTTTTTGTTGGTTTATATGCTGAATCCACTGGGCTGGTCGCAGATGGATTAGATATGTTAGCAGACTCTCTAGTTTACGGTGTGAGCCTCTATGCTGTGGGAAGAAGCCTGAAAGTAAAGAATCAGGCGGCATACTTAAGCGGAGTTTTGCAAATTTCTTTAGGTGTTTTATGCCTTTTAGAAGTTGCCAGAAAGCTCTACTTCGGAAGTGAACCACTATCTAGTTACATGATCTCCATTTCTATCATCGCTTTGATTGCAAATGTTTGGTGCCTAGCACTCATTCATAAGCACAAAGATGGTGAAGTCCACATGAAGGCAAGCTGGATATTTTCAGCTAATGACGTTATTGTGAACTCTGGAGTCATTGTTTCAGGTATTTTGGTCTACTTTTTTCAGAGCAATATTCCTGATCTGGTGATTGGGGCTATAGTCTCTGCAATAGTAGTTCGGGGTGGATTGGTAATCATTAGGATGTCTAATCCGAAGCAAACTGAAGGCTGTGGTTGA
- a CDS encoding beta-lactamase family protein yields MKIDIRKSRRPRTNCGADLLFCFVALTLPLNLACTPSFSPRVVETQTGDDLHLGGSSQDPLEILEVDPDQAPPGLESELIEIAMEKVDPSLQRQDSTPSLVLGVVTRDFSHVYSLGASPQGVRPNMRSLYPISSVSKMLTGLIATTAIKQGLLSGETLVSSVIRPELAGLLDSRLTIDHLLSHYGGFEAMPKNLDSGVPLSPAFGYSMEDLGACLESLCPRIGLPGEKYQYSNLGLGLLGVALEDHLGAADYSELLTLWLTDPFGMNDTVLSRHILTIDPNQQRLISGIGQGGQDVDPAQMGVLSGAGEVVTTAYDMVLLLQSLVFAESGSSADLATREIASINNTHAMAAGFDISKDRPYVLYYKGGSQPGYASFIVWSPELGAGLVLLSNRGSFSSHTKDLSFRLIDRIASE; encoded by the coding sequence ATGAAAATCGATATCCGAAAATCTCGCAGACCGCGCACGAACTGTGGCGCGGATTTGCTCTTCTGTTTTGTCGCCTTAACTTTGCCACTCAACCTGGCCTGCACACCAAGCTTTTCGCCTAGAGTGGTCGAGACGCAGACCGGTGATGACCTTCATCTCGGGGGCTCCTCGCAAGACCCCCTTGAGATCCTTGAGGTCGACCCGGACCAGGCCCCGCCTGGTCTCGAATCCGAGTTGATTGAGATCGCAATGGAGAAGGTTGACCCCTCACTCCAAAGACAAGATTCAACGCCAAGTCTTGTGCTTGGAGTTGTGACCAGGGACTTCTCCCATGTTTACTCGCTGGGCGCCTCTCCCCAAGGTGTGCGCCCGAATATGAGAAGTCTCTACCCCATCAGCTCGGTTTCCAAAATGCTCACGGGATTGATTGCAACTACGGCTATAAAACAGGGACTCCTCTCTGGAGAGACACTAGTCTCGTCGGTGATTCGCCCTGAGTTAGCCGGTCTACTTGATTCACGACTCACCATTGATCATCTGCTCAGCCATTATGGTGGCTTCGAAGCCATGCCCAAGAATTTAGATAGCGGTGTCCCCTTGAGTCCTGCCTTTGGCTATTCAATGGAAGACCTAGGGGCATGCCTGGAATCCCTTTGCCCAAGAATAGGGCTGCCTGGAGAGAAGTACCAATATTCCAATCTGGGGCTTGGCCTTCTGGGAGTGGCGCTTGAAGACCACCTAGGTGCCGCCGATTACTCTGAGTTACTCACTCTCTGGTTAACAGATCCTTTCGGCATGAACGACACCGTACTTAGTAGACACATCCTAACGATCGATCCAAATCAACAACGCCTTATCTCGGGAATTGGACAAGGTGGTCAGGATGTCGATCCGGCCCAGATGGGGGTTTTGTCAGGCGCAGGCGAAGTCGTCACCACCGCTTACGACATGGTTTTGTTACTTCAATCCCTGGTGTTTGCGGAATCAGGGTCTTCAGCAGACTTGGCTACCCGGGAGATCGCCTCAATCAACAACACCCACGCCATGGCCGCAGGCTTTGATATCTCCAAAGATCGCCCCTATGTTCTCTACTACAAAGGCGGAAGCCAACCTGGTTATGCGTCATTCATTGTTTGGTCTCCCGAGCTAGGAGCTGGACTTGTCCTTTTATCCAATAGGGGGAGCTTCTCTTCACACACCAAAGATCTCTCGTTCCGTCTCATCGACAGAATCGCCAGCGAGTAG
- a CDS encoding transposase encodes MSRKSVIYTCDHPYHVSARFNNREWLEIPMSYAFGIYGNILSESIDRYHIHLHAFVLMNNHFHMIVSTPESNIGNFLKYFMTKTSKGIANRSQRINHIYGGRNHKSLIDNSVYYAHCLKYVLRNPVKAGVCTKVEDYPWSSISKKGNKICRLITPLSLGHEEHLPTSTKERISWFNVPPPAEVDRVISQACKRSIFKPKTDHLTKKHPNLFAHLPTPRSTKK; translated from the coding sequence GTGTCTAGAAAGAGCGTCATCTACACCTGTGACCACCCCTATCATGTTTCTGCCCGATTCAATAATCGAGAGTGGCTAGAAATCCCGATGAGCTATGCCTTCGGGATTTACGGTAACATCCTGTCAGAAAGTATTGATAGGTATCACATCCATCTTCACGCTTTTGTGCTCATGAACAACCACTTCCACATGATCGTATCTACCCCAGAAAGCAACATTGGAAACTTCCTGAAATACTTTATGACTAAAACCTCAAAGGGCATTGCCAACAGATCCCAGAGAATCAACCACATCTATGGCGGAAGAAATCACAAATCTCTCATCGACAACTCGGTCTACTATGCTCACTGCTTGAAATATGTCCTTCGTAACCCCGTCAAGGCTGGCGTATGCACCAAAGTGGAGGACTACCCATGGTCCTCTATTTCAAAGAAGGGAAACAAAATCTGCCGCCTCATAACACCACTATCTCTTGGCCATGAAGAGCACCTACCGACAAGCACCAAAGAGAGAATCTCCTGGTTTAATGTCCCTCCTCCAGCAGAAGTGGATCGAGTGATTTCCCAAGCCTGCAAAAGATCCATCTTCAAACCCAAAACCGACCACCTCACCAAAAAACACCCCAACCTATTCGCCCACCTCCCGACCCCACGCAGTACCAAAAAGTGA